Proteins encoded by one window of Chaetodon trifascialis isolate fChaTrf1 chromosome 15, fChaTrf1.hap1, whole genome shotgun sequence:
- the desi1a gene encoding desumoylating isopeptidase 1, producing the protein MDKNATRYNVQLYIYDLSRGMARSLSPIMLGKQLDGIWHTAIVAYGDEFFFGGEGISSCSPGGTMLGPPDTVVELGETEVSEEIFMDYLSSLGESTYRGDRYRLFEHNCNTFTNEVAQFLTGRSIPSYITDLPSEVLSTPFGQILRPILDSIHIAPPGGNVINGGRNV; encoded by the exons ATGGATAAGAATGCTACGCGATACAATGTACAACTATATATTTATGATCTATCGAGAGGAATGGCCCGCAGTCTCAGCCCCATCATGTTGG GAAAGCAGCTGGACGGGATCTG gCACACGGCTATAGTGGCATACGGTGATGAGTTCTTCTTCGGAGGGGAGGGGATCTCCAGCTGTTCACCG ggcGGGACAATGCTCGGTCCTCCAGACACAGTGGTGGAGCTGGGCGAGACTGAAGTGTCTGAGGAGATCTTCATGGATTACCTCTCTTCTCTGGGAGAAAGCACATACAG AGGTGACAGGTATCGTCTGTTCGAGCACAACTGCAACACCTTCACCAACGAGGTGGCTCAGTTCCTGACGGGCAGGTCCATCCCCTCCTACATCACCGACCTTCCATCTGAAGTCCTCTCCAC ACCGTTCGGCCAGATACTGCGGCCCATTCTGGACTCCATCCACATCGCCCCTCCAGGAGGAAACGTCATCAACGGGGGGAGAAACGTCTAA